The following proteins come from a genomic window of Emys orbicularis isolate rEmyOrb1 chromosome 9, rEmyOrb1.hap1, whole genome shotgun sequence:
- the ACSL4 gene encoding long-chain-fatty-acid--CoA ligase 4, with product MKLKLDVRAIFLLPVYFLISVYSALVFIPWYFLTNAKKKKAMAKRLKAKPISDKPGSPYRSVTHLESLATIDIPGADTLDKLFDHAVAKFGKKDCLGTREILSEENEMQPNGKVFKKLILGNYRWLNYEEVNQRVDHLGRGLAAQGLQPKSTIAIFCETRAEWMIAAQTCFKYNFPLVTLYATLGEEAVTYGLNESGASYLITSVELLESKLKTALSEIPCLKHIIYVDKKTINKSEYPEGLEIHSMQTVEELGAKPENLDIPPSKPVPTDLALVMYTSGSTGRPKGVMMMHKNLIAGMTGQCERIPGLGPKDTYVGYLPLAHVLELTAEMSCVTYGCRIGYSSPLTLSDQSSKIKKGSKGDCTVLKPTLIAAVPEIMDRIYKNVMSKVQEMNYIQRTLFKIGYDYKLEQIKRGYDAPLCNILLFKKVKALLGGNVRMMLSGGAPLSPQTQRFMNICFCCPVGQGYGLTETCGAGTITEVSDYSTGRVGAPLICCEIKLRDWKEGGYTCRDKPNPRGEIIIGGPNVSMGYFKNEEKTEDFSVDENGQRWFCTGDIGEFHPDGCLQIIDRKKDLVKLQAGEYVSLGKVEAALKNCPLIDNICAYAKSDQSYVISFVVPNQKKLTVLAEQKGVKGTWVEICNNPIMEAEILKEIKEVADKMKLERFEIPIKVRLSPEPWTPETGLVTDAFKLKRKELKNHYLNDIERMYGGK from the exons ATGAAACTTAAACTAGACGTACGTGCCATTTTCTTGCTTCCTGTGTACTTCTTAATATCTGTGTACAGTGCCCTTGTATTTATTCCATGGTATTTTCTTACCAATGCTAAGAAGAAAAAGGCTATGGCAAAACGCTTAAAAGCTAAACCCATCTCGGACAAGCCTGGAAGTCCGTACCGTTCTGTTACTCATCTTGAGTCACTAGCAACCATAGACATTCCCGGAGCAGACACTTTGGACAAGTTGTTTGACCATGCTGTAGCAAAGTTTGGGAAGAAGGACTGCCTTGGGACCAGAGAAATATTGAGTGAAGAGAATGAAATGCAACCTAATGGAAAAGTATTTAAAAAG TTAATCCTAGGAAACTATAGATGGTTAAACTATGAAGAAGTTAACCAGAGAGTGGATCATTTAGGGAGAGGACTAGCTGCACAAGGACTACAGCCAAAAAGTACCATTGCCATATTCTGTGAGACCCGAGCGGAGTGGATGATTGCAGCACAAACCTGCTTCAAATACAACTTTCCTC tTGTTACTTTATATGCCACCCTTGGTGAAGAGGCAGTAACCTATGGTCTGAATGAATCTGGAGCATCATATCTAATCACCAGTGTAGAACTTCTAGAGAGTAAACTTAAA ACTGCATTGTCAGAAATCCCCTGTCTCAAACATATCATTTATGTGGATAAGAAGACTATCAATAAATCTGAATACCCTGAAGGACTAGAGATTCATAGTATGCAGACAGTAGAAGAATTAGGAGCCAAACCAGAAAATT TAGACATCCCTCCAAGCAAACCTGTTCCCACAGACCTGGCTTTAGTAATGTATACTAGTGGGTCTACTGGGAGACCTAAAGGAGTGATGATGATGCATAAGAACTTGATAGCTGGAATGACAGGCCAGTGTGAGAGAATACCTGGACTAGG ACCCAAGGACACTTATGTTGGCTACTTGCCTCTGGCTCATGTATTAGAATTGACAGCAGAAATGTCCTGCGTTACCTATGGCTGCAGGATTGGATACTCCTCTCCACTCACTCTATCGGACCAG TCAAGTAAAATTAAGAAGGGAAGCAAAGGAGACTGTACTGTACTGAAGCCCACACTCATAGCGGCTGTGCCT GAAATAATGGACCGAATTTATAAGAATGTCATGAGTAAAGTCCAAGAGATGAACTATATTCAGAGAACTCTGTTCAAGATAGGCTATGACTATAAACTGGAACAGATCAAAAGGGGGTATGATGCACCTCTGTGTAATAT ACTGCTGTTTAAAAAGGTAAAAGCATTGCTAGGAGGAAATGTGCGTATGATGCTTTCTGGAGGAGCACCCCTTTCGCCTCAGACACAAAGGTTCATGAACATCTGTTTCTGCTGTCCTGTTGGCCAGGGTTATGGATTAACAGAAACCTGTGGAGCTGGAACAATTACTGAAG TTTCTGACTATAGCACTGGCAGAGTTGGGGCTCCTCTTATTTGCTGTGAGATTAAATTGAGAGACTGGAAAGAag GGGGCTACACTTGCAGAGACAAGCCTAATCCTAGAGGAGAGATTATAATAGGTGGACCTAATGTCTCTATGGGAtactttaaaaatgaagaaaagacaGAAGATTTCTCCGTGGATGAAAATGGCCAGAGATGGTTTTGTACTGGAGATATTGGAGAATTTCATCCTGATGGGTGTCTGCAGATCATAG ATCGAAAAAAAGATTTGGTGAAGTTGCAAGCAGGAGAATATGTATCTCTGGGTAAAGTAGAGGCAGCACTGAAGAACTGTCCACTTATTGACAATATCTGTGCTTATGCCAAAAG TGATCAGTCTTATGTGATCAGTTTTGTGGTTCCTAATCAGAAGAAGCTGACTGTATTAGCTGAACAGAAAGGTGTCAAGGGAACTTGGGTGGAAATCTGTAACAATCCTATCATGGAAGCTGAGATATTGAAAGAGATTAAAGAGGTGGCAGATAAGA TGAAATTAGAGAGATTTGAAATACCAATCAAAGTACGGTTAAGCCCTGAACCATGGACCCCAGAGACTGGTCTAGTAACTGATGCTTTCAAATTGAAAAGGAAGGAATTAAAGAACCATTACCTCAATGATATCGAGCGAATGTATGGAGGCAAATAA